DNA sequence from the Ruminococcus albus 7 = DSM 20455 genome:
GACCGGATCCTCAGGCGATGATGATTACGACATCACCAGCGCAGGCGAGCAGAAGGGTAAGGTTACTATAACTTCCGATAACTATAAGACTAAGGTCATCGACTTTAATACTGCGATCGCCAAGAAGGAAGTAACCGTAGCACCCAACGGCATCAAGGACAATGAGAAGAACACCATAACATGGGGCGAACTCATCAAGGACAGCGATGTTCTGTATACCCAGGACGGCGTAGTAGAAAAGGATAAGCCCAATGGTGGCGAGTATAACTTCGGTCTGATTTTCACACCTGAGGGTTATAACTTTGAAGATGCAAAAGAAAACGATGCAGGCGAGTACAAACTGGTTCCCAGCCAAATATTCGCAGAGTATAACGAGGCTGCTAACAACTACCTGCTGGTACTGCCCAAGAATAATAACGATGAGCAGAACAATGACGGCGATGCTGAGGAAGATGTAAAGCTTGATACCCTGACAATAGTTCCTTATGAGCTGACAAAGGATGATATCACTATCGTAGAAACCGAGTATCAGTATGACTCCAAGACTAAGGAACCTAAGGTAACAGCAACTGCACCTTACAGCGTTAAGAATTCCGATGATACCAAGTACTATACTCTGACCCTTGGTAATGTTGAAAGCCATGACGGCAAGGATGCGTTCATCGAAGGTGTTAGATACGATAATACTGTAAGTGAAAAGAATATATCTGTCAAGACCGACGATACAACCAGCGGTAACTTCACCGCAGGCGAAAAGGGTGTGGAGTTCAAGTGGTACATTAAGAATGGTACACTTGACGTTACTGTCGGTAATATCATTGACAAGGTCTACAACAGCAAACCAGTTCCCAATCCTACCATTACTGTAGTAAACCAGAACGAAGAATCTGTAAAGGGAGTTACCACTAAGTTACAGTATCAGAAGAAGGATGAGGAAACAGGCGAGTTCGGTGAAGCATTTGACGATGCACCCAAGGATGCAGGCACATACAGAGCAGTTGTAACAGCAAACGCAAACAGCTACGATGAGGGTGTCGGATACTCCAACGAATTTACTATCAGCAAGAGAACTGTAAAGGTAACTCTGACCGGACTGCCTGAAGTAGTTGGCTATAAGGATACAGAAGTAAGCTATACACTTAACAGGTATTCAAGTCATAATACTTCTTCTGGTATAATGAACGCAGATATAACAAGCGGTGAAGTTTCTGTTAACGGTAAAGTGATCATAGAAGCAGGCAAGCAGAACGGTGATCATATCACAAATGAAGATCTGCCCGAGATCACAGAAGCACTGGGCAATAACTACACATTTGAATATGATGTAGTACTCAATCTGGCAAATGCTAAGCTTGCAAGGATCGAAGTATCCACAGCTTACATCGATAAGGACGAAACGATCGATCCTGAGGATTACTTCAAGGCTTACGATGAGAACGATCTTGAGATCACCGATAGGTGCAAGGTCATCAACATTGATAATATCAACCAGGTTGGTGAGTACACCATCGAGGTAAAAGACGATTCAGTTGATACTGCTCTCACTGGTACCCTGATCGTTAAGGAGAAGTATGAAGAGATCAAGGATCTGCTGGATACTCTGTCTCCCTCTGAAGATATAGCTCTTGTAGATAAGAAGGTAATAGAAAAGGCACGCGAATCTCTGGATAATATGTCAGATGAGCAGGCTGCTAAGGTTGATCCCGAAGATATCCAGAAGCTGGAAGATCTCGAAGAAGCACTGAAGAAGTATTCAGAAGATATTGCAGCAGTAGAAGCAGTTGAAAAAACCATAGATGAACTTCCTGCAGCAGAAGAAGTTACCAAGGACGATGCTGAGGCAATAGCAGCAGCACGCGAAGCTTATGATGCACTGACAGAAGATCAGAAGTCCGCAGTTAAGGATGACTTGGTCAATAAGCTGGCAGCTGACGAAAAGGCACTGCAGGATATAGCTGACAACGAAGCAGCTGATGCAGTTGAAAATCTGATCGATGAGATAGGCGAAGTTGCTTTCGATGAAACAAGCAAGGCTAAGATCGACGCAGCAGATGAAGCTTATAATGCACTGACCGATGATCAGAAGGCACTTGTTGAGAACAAGCAGACACTTGATGATGCTAAGACAACATACGATAATCTGATCGCTGCTGATAACAATACTAAGGCAGGCGCAGTTGATGAGCTTATCAATGATATAGGCGAAGTTGCTTTCGATGAAGCAAGCAAGGCTAAGATCGACGCAGCCGATGAAGCTTATAATGCACTGACCGACGAACAGAAAGCACTTGTTCAGAACAAGCAGACACTTGATGATGCTAAGACAACATACGATAATCTGATCGCTGCTGATAACAATACTAAGGCAGGCGCAGTTGATGAGCTTATCAATGGTATAGGCGAAGTTGCTTTCGATGAAGCAAGCAAGGCTAAGATCGACGCAGCAGATGAAGCTTATAATGCACTGACTGACGATCAGAAAGAACTTGTTCAGAACAAGCAGACACTTGATGATGCTAAGACAACATACGATAATCTGAAGGCTGCAGATGATAAGAATAAGGCAGATACTGTAAAGAACGCAATAAGTGCTCTCCCTGCAGCAGAAGATGTTACTAAGGATAACGCTGAAGCTATAGCAGCAGCACAGAAGGCTTATGACGAACTTACCGACGAACAGAAGGCTCTGATCGATCCTGAAGTAGTTAAGAAGCTTACTGATGCAGCAGCAGCTGTGGCAGCTCTTGAAGATGATGACTTTGTCAAGGGTGATGTAAGCGGCGATGGTAAGATAACTGTAACTGATGTTTCTAAGGTATCAGCTTACGTAAAGGGCAAGAGCTCACTGACAGATGAAGAGATCAAGCGCGCTGACGTTAACGGCGACGGTATGGTCAACATTTCTGATGTATCTCTCCTGTCTGCTCACGTTAAAGGACGCAAGGCCATTAAATAATGATTTCTAGATTTACCATAAATTTCACGTCCTTCTAAAGATGTTCCCCCGTGTATGTTCACGGGGGAATGTCTTTTTGTAAGAAAAAAATATTGACGTTTTATATTTAGTGTGATATAATATATATGTAGTTAGTCAATACTAATCAACAAAAGGAAAGTGTTTATGAAATCAGCAATAAAAATACTTGATTCCAAAAAGGAGTTCAGAGAAGAGATCGAAAAGATCCTTGAAAAGAAACAATGTGAAGAATTATGGCACAGGGCTGCATCAAGGCTTAACAGCTATCTTGAAAGATATAAGGATCTCCCTGAGGGTGTCCGATCACATACAGATGAAAAGATATTCCCTGCGGCTGCGATGTACCTTAGCGCTAAAGAATTCATGACTGATGAACAGGCTTATTCGGTCATTGAGAATTCATCCATTAAGATATGTAATAAGATAGGTCCGCTTAAAGCTTTAATGAAGATACCCTTTATGCCAGGATTATTCATAAAGATGTGGGACATTGTGACTAAGAAAAGCTTTGGGTCTGCCTGTGGATTTGAAAACAGATTTTACCCTAAAGAAAAAGGTGCTTACCGTATGGATATCCTTGAATGCCCGTACTGCAGATACTTTACTGAACTTGGGTGCCCCGAGCTTACAAAGATATTCTGTGAGAATGATGAGCGAGTTTACGGGGATCTGCCCGGTATCGTATTTGAACGTAAAGGAACGCTGGGCAAGGGTGCAGACAGGTGCGATTTTTACATAAGAAAGACGTGATCGTTTACCGATAATAATAAAAAGAAGTCTGTGAGTTCATGCTCGCAGACTTCTTTCCGTATTATCAAATTTATAATGTGTTCAGGCTTTCTTTACCTTTTTCACAAGCACAACAATCTCGTGTGCCAAAAGCGGCATTATGGAGAGCACAAGTACCAGTCCCCACATAGGAAGTGTCATCTGAACTGTATCGAATATATTTCTGAAAAACGGTATCTCGGTAACTGCAAGCTGACCAAGAAGACCTACTGCAAAAGCAAGTATCATTATCTTGTTATCCAGATGATTGAATTTGAACAGTGAAGTCTCTGTATCACGCATACCTATCGCATGGAAAAGTTCGGATACGGCAAGAGTGCAGAATGCAAGTGTCTGTGACTGCATGAGTATCTGCTTATCGGAAAAACGATCAATGATATTTTTAAGAGTGTATGCTGTTCCCGAAGCTGAAAGATCCCTGATAGGAGCGTACAGGAAAGCGATGAGAGTTACCACAGCAATTATCACGCTGTAAAGACCTACCTTGAAATATCCGCCGTCAGCGAAGATTGATTCGCCGTTCTTACGGGGTCTCTTGTTCATAACGTCAGATGACGAGTTGGGGTCAACACCCAGGGCAAAGCAAGGGAGGGAGTCGGTTAGAAGGTTTACCCACAGTATGTGTACAGCTTTCAGCGGTGCTGCAAAGCCTGCAGCGATAGCCGCAAACATCACAACTACCTCGCTGATATTAGATGAAAGGGCAAAGAGGATAGACTTCTTTACGTTCTCATAGATGTTTCTGCCTTCCTTGACAGCCTTTTCTATGGTGGTGAATTTATCGTCCTGAAGCACGATATCTGCGGCACCCTTGGCAACATCGGTACCTGTTATACCCATTGCAACGCCGACATCAGCTGCTTTCAGCGAGGGTGCATCGTTAACGCCGTCACCTGTCATAGAAGCGATATTGTTGTTAGCCTGTATCGCCTTGACTATCTTTACCTTATGTTCGGGTGAAACTCTTGCAAATATGGAGAGACCAGAAACTCTGTTACGGAGTTCTTCATCGCTCATCTCGTCAAGCTCGTGACCCATTACACACTCATCGGGTCTTTCTGCTATGCCCAGCTTTTTGGCGATAGCAAGGGCGGTATCCTTGTGGTCGCCAGTTATCATTACAGTCTTGATACCTGCACGCTTGAAGGTCTTGATAGATTCCACTACCTCGGGTCTTTCGGGGTCTATCATACCTATCATGCCGATGTAGGTGAGTCCCTGCTCAACAGCGTCCCTGTTATCCTCACGTACAGCAAGTGAAAGCACTCTCAGCGCTTCAAAGGACATTTCAGACATAGCGTTTGATATAAGAGCCATATCCTCATTTGTTATCTCACGCACAGTGCCGTTTACCCTGATGTGGGTACAGCGCATGAGCAGTTCATCGGTGGAGCCTTTGGTGTAGGATATTATCTTTCCGTCCTCGGTGGTGTGGACGGTGGTCATAAGCTTTCTTTCCGAGTCGAAAGCCTTCTCGTTGATACGTGGTACAGACTTTTCTGTAACGGACTTTTCTATACCGTATCTCTTGGCAAAGGCTACGAGAGCAGTCTCGGTAGGGTCGCCTACCTCGGTGCCGTCGGATGCTATCGAAGCATCGTTGCAAAGCATAAGACCCTTGATGAGGGTATCATGCTTATCCTTGTCAAGTGTATCAAGGTCGATGTACTCACCGTTCTCGAATGCCTTTACAACGGTCATCCTGTTCTGTGTAAGTGTGCCTGTCTTATCGGAACAAACATAGCTTACAGCACCAAGAGTCTCAACGGCGGGCATATTCTTTACAATGGCGTTTATCTTAGCCATTCTCTGCATACCCAGAGCCAGCACTATGGTAACGATAGTGGGTATACCCTCGGGTATAGCTGCAACAGCAAGTGAAACGGCTGTCATCAGGAGTTCAAGCACCTCTCTGCCCTGTACGATGCCTATAAGGAACACTATGGCGCATATAACGATAACTGCTATGCCGAGGGTACGGCTGAGTTCGTTCATGCCCTTCTGCAGGGGTGAGGGCTTTTCCTTCTCCTGTCCAACCATATCGGCTATCTTTCCTATCTGTGTATCCATACCCGTATGTACTACCTCGCCTATACCTCTTCCGTAGGTAACGACAGTGGTCATATATGCAAGGTCAAGGCGGTCGCCTATACCTGTCTTTTCATCAGCTACGAACTTCTCATCCTTCTCGACAGGAACAGATTCGCCTGTGAGCGCCTTTTCGTCCATCATCAGGCGTGCTGTTTCAAGCAGTTTCAGGTCGGCAGGGACTTGCTTTCCGGCTTCCAGTACAACGATATCGCCTACAACAAGTTCCTCCGAGGATATTTCCTTGGTCTCGCCGTCACGTATAACAGTGGCTTTCAGCACAGACATTTTCTTCAGTGCATCAAGTGCCTTCTGTGCTTTGCCTTCCTGTACTACGCCTATCACCGCATTGGCTATGACGATAACGAGCATGATTATCGCTTCGCCGTAGTCATGCAGTATTATGGATATGATGATAGCCGCACCCAGTATCGCATTAGTGAAATTAAGTATCTGTGCGAGGAACATCTGCAATACTGTTTTTTGCTTTTCCTCTTTCAGGCAGTTTCGTCCGTTTTCGAGCAGACGTTTTTCGGCTTCAGCCTGAGAAAGCCCTGTGAATTTACTCATAGCAGTATTTACTCCTTTTCATCAAATGATGCATATCTGCACTAGTGATTACTATTATAACATTTTGTTCATTCTTTGTCAACGCTGAAAATGGTAATATGGTAAAGTTTGATATTATATATCAATTCATAAATATATATTGAACTGTTCAAGAAAATTATGATATAATATATCGGAGTAAATAGATTCAAAACTAATGCTTTATCAGTCGAAGTGGAGAGCGATCTTGCTGCCCGTATATCGAATGATGAAGAAAAGATCCTTACTGCCCATAACGAATTTTCGGAAAGGCATTGTTTATAAGGAAGTTAACGATATGAAGAGATTAAGGCTATAGAAAAACTTAGCCGGTTTTTGATCGAGGTGAAATTATGGCTACCATAACATTGAGAAAAAGTAAATTTGACGGATTGGGAAGCGTACTTGACAAGCTTTGCTCGAGCTTTGGAAATTATGACGCTACTATGAAGGAACTCAAGCGTTCTGCGGGTGGTGTTGACAGCTCTACCTGCAATCTGGAAGACGTTATTGATGATATTTCCAATTCTGAAGAAAGCAAAGAAGAAAAGGTCAAGAGGGCGAAAGAACTTAAATCCAAGCTGGATACCTTTGTTAAATCTGCAGTTCAGCGTGAAAAAGATGCGGCAGATGAGATAGTAAAGAAGAAAAAAGAATTCTATAAGAAATACGATTACCTCAAACCGGACTCTGAGAAGAGTTTCTGGGAGAGGATGGGAGATAAGATCTCAGGTGCTGCAAAAGCCATTGGAAAATGGATGCTGGATCATCTTGATGTGATCATTGCTGCAGTAATTATTATTGCGGCAATAGTCATATGTGTTTTCTGTCCTGCGACTGCGATCGCGATCATCGGAATAGTAGTGAGCGCTCTATCGGCAGTGATGGGAATTGCAGATCTTGTATGCATGGCTACTCACGGCGGCAAGGATATTGCTCCTGTTCTGGCTGATAGCGGACATGGTACTTTAGCAAAGATATGGAAAGGAACAAGCACCGGATTAGATGTCGCTTCTATGATCCTGCCTGTGGGTGCGGGTATAAAATCTGCTATGACAGTCGGCAAAAAAACGTTTGCTCAGGCTTCTAAAGCTATGCTGAAAGATACATGGAAGAGTATCAAAGGTATCCCCAAGGGTATTAAAGATGGTTTTGCCGCCTTTAAAACTGCTTGTAAGTCTGATGGCTTTATGAAAACATTAGGCAAAACTGCATGGGGCGGATTCAAGAGCTTAACAGGACTTGATGATATCGCAGAACTGAAGAATATCGGAAAGATAAAGAACAATTCTTTAGTAGCTCTTTCGAGTAAAAACTGGGATGTAGATCTTGACAATATGCGTATGACACCTAAAACGGATAAAGCTCGGAATGCACTTGAAGATGCTAGTAACAAGTTAAATCTGAATGCGAAGTTGGATTCTGTTCCATTAACTAAGAACGGTAAACTGATCGATGTTGATTGGGATAAGATCAGTATGAAGATAGACCTGCCTGATGGGGGAGGTACAATAACACACCTTGGTAAGGATCAGGGCTTTGATATGAAAAACCTGGGATTTGGCGGTGTTAGAGGAAAGGATTATGATTATGCTGTCGAAAAGTTTATAAGTACAGATTATGACAGATTTGGTAATTCAATTAGAAATGAAATATATGGTAATGCCGGTTCAAGAGTCAATACTACTCTTAATGATGTCTTTGGCACAAATGGTGTAAGATATACTTCAACCAGTAAGAAAACAGGTTTGTTTAACTCTTCCGGATTTACTGCTCACGAAAATTATAACATGATGTATGAACATTTTGTTCCTACTGAACTTCATGATATAATATCTCATAGTGGCGGTACTTCTCATTTAGTGAATGAAATCAGTAAAATCAGGAATATTGATCATTTATTTATGAGAAGTGGTGTAAGTACATTAATTAATGGTACGCAGGCTGTTTTATCGGATTAATGAAAGGAAATTAAGTTATGTTTTTTAGAAAACCCAAAAAGGAAAAAAAAGAAAACGAAAAAATAACCAATTCAGTTTTTGGAGATCTTGAATTTATTGACTGTGCCTGGGAAGGAGATTCGGTAAGTTCTTTGTTTGGTGAAGAAAAAACTATTGATCTGTATGTATATGCTGATGAAGATGAAAAGATCATTGAAGAGAACCAGGAAAAAGTTTATCAGAATTATATTCGTAATCGGACGGAAATTGAAGAGGCTGTCAGAAAAGTGATCTTTAAAGAATTTAAGCTTCCGGAAGATTTTGATCTCAGTTCACGTTTCAGAGAGAGTTCCATAATTGTGACCTGTGACGGTAATTGCGGCATAGCCATCGTTGACAACACGTATGAAATGGGACATAACCGTTTTAAATTTGTGGTCGAAACCGAACCGGACTACGAATTCACAGATTCAGAAGAGTATTATTTAGAAACTAAATGACATCGCAGCTATTATGGAGCTGCCGGATCGAAGTAATATGAAAAATCTGCATACTTAACAACTGATACCGAAAATTTCATAAAACACAACAAAGCATGGAGTCACAAATCGGGACTCCATGCTTGATGTACAATATGGGGATATATGTGCGAAATTTTTTATTTGTTATTCTTTTACAAATTCAAAAAGATCACCTGGCTGACAATCGAGTGCATCGCATATAGCGTTCATAGTTTCAAAACGTATGCCTTTCATCTTGCTGGTTTTAAGGTTGGATAGGTTGACGTTTGACATCCCGACTTTTTCTGCCAGCTCATTCAAGGACATTTTGCGGTCAGCCATTATTCTGTCAAGTCTGATTATTATAGCCATATAGTACCACCTTTACGCAATAAGGTCGTTTTCCTGCTGAAGTTTGAGACCGTAAACGAAAACTTCGGATATTAAACCGATGATTATACTTATTCCGATGACCAGGATGTTCATTGTATTATAGTTAAGCACTCTGCAATATTCATGTTCTGAGATCGGTGTTGTAGTATAGGGCGGAACTAATGCACCGGTAACAAACAGGATAAATCCCATAATACGCAGCTTTGTGATTATCTTTTTTGAAAAAGGCTTTCCTGTTTTGCGTATCTCAAGCAGTATCATCGCGAGAAGTCCCAACTCTGAAAAAATCGCTAAAGTGTAGATCCCATTTATCAGTAGTTCGATCATTTGAGGATTGTTGATGTAGCTGATAAACTCACATATAGCTACAACTAATGATGTAAAGCATAAAAGACCGATCACTACTGAGTTAATGATAGAACGTTTTTTTAGTTTTTCGGATATTTTGGGGTTCATAACAACATCTCCTTTTAAAGTAACACTTTAATTATTTTAAGTTTTCCTCGGCCGGTGAGTATATTGTATCACAAGAATTAAAGTGTGTCAATAAGTATTTAAAGTAATGCTTTAAATAACGTGATGATGTACAATTAGTGTGGCTAATATCAGCTTGGAATTGTTTGATATCACAAGAATGGTAAGTGCTATAATCGAAAACAGTAGTAATATGAAATATATCTGCAGAAAAAATGATCCAAGGAGTGAGGTCAATGAATAGTATAGAAAATAAGACTTTTGATAAGGAAAGAGCCTTATATAATGTCCGTGATACTATTGTAAAGGGATGTACCTTTGCAGGTGCTGCCGATGGTGAATCTGTTCTGAAAGAAACAAGGAATATTATTATAGACAGCTGTACTTTTTCGCTTCGTTACCCTATATGGCACGCCAAAAAGTATGAACTGAGGAACTCAAAGCTTGACGAAAAAACCAGAGCATCACTGTGGTACTCCGATGAGGGGATCATTGAAAATACTGATATTACCGGAGTTAAGGCGCTCAGAGAATGTAAAGATACGGTAATAAAAAATTGCAGGATAGAGTCACCTGAATTTGGTTGGAAAACTTTGGGTACAAAAATATCTGAGAGCAGGATCGTATCGGAGTATATTTTCTTAGATGCCATGGATATTGAGATAGACAGGCTCGACTTCAAAGGAAAGTATTCATTCCAGTATGTCAGGGATATGAGAATAACAAATTCGGTACTTGATACGAAAGATGCTTTCTGGCACGCAAAAAATGTTACAGTAGTGGATTCTGTAATAAAGGGCGAGTATCTTGCATGGTTCTCTGAAGGTCTGACATTGATAAGGTGTAAGGTGATCGGCACACAGCCGCTGTGCTATTGCAAGGATCTGAAACTTATAGACTGCGAAATGACAGACTGTGATCTTTCTTTTGAATATTCTGATGTGGAAGCTGATATCAAGGGACATATCGATTCGGTAAAAAATCCGAGATCGTGCAGGATAATCGCTGACAGCATAGGTGAGATAATCAAAGAAGAATCGATCATAGAAAGTAATGCAGAGATCATTATAAACAAAACATCAACATAGGCAAATATTTCTACGGCAAAAAAACGGGTTGCTGATATTATCAATGCGATCATTTATGAAATAATGTGACATTATATACATTAAGCTGTTTATAGTTGCAATTATTGTGTATGTGCTAAAAATGCAGAAGCCTCACTAAAATGTGAGCCTTCTGCATTTTATGTATTTCTTGCTTTGTCAGTGATCACCGCATCTGTGATTACCGCAGGAATGTCCTTCGCCATGTTCATGCCCATGGTGATCGCAGGTGGGGGCAGAGTTTTGTAAAAGTGTATTGGCAAGAAATGCCTTTACTGCTTCATCGGCACTTCCCATATTGCCTCCGTAGAGAGTGATGCCTGCCTCCTGCATAGCCATCTGAGCGCCACCGCCGATACCTCCGCAGATAAGTACATCAACATCTGCATTTTTGAGGAATCCTGCAAGAGCGCCGTGTCCTGTGCCGTTTGTACCTACTACCTGTTCACTGAGGATCTTGCCGTCGGCAACATCGTAGAGCTTGAATTGTTCGGTCCTGCCAAAATGTTGAAATATAAGTCCGTTTTCATAGGTTACTGCGATTCTCATTATCGTACTTCCTTTCTGATTGATCATTTCTGATATTGTGTTGTAAAGAGTATAGTTTCCACCGGAAATCATGATGCGTCTGCCTTCTACAAGAGCTTGAGCCAGCTTTTTTCTTGCGCTTTCATATATTGCGGTTACAGTTGTTCTTGCAACGTTCATATCAGCAGCGCACTCCTCCTGAGTTTTTCCATTATAGTCAATAAGACGTATAGTTTCAAACTCGTCAAGTGATATTGTAACTGTGTCATTTGCCATATCCTGATCAGGTGCAAAGCTCCAGTAATCGGGATAACAGCAGATCCGTCTTGCTTTCTGTGGTCTGGGCATATCAGCATCTCCTTCCTGACTTATGTCAATTATAACACGATTTCTGACTTATGTCAATAATAAGAATGTTTTCATTTGTTATGAAAAGCACAAAAGCTGCATAGAAATGCAGCCTTTGTGCTTTTAAGCTAATGTTAGGTGTATTTGGAGAAATCCTATTAAATAAAATGAAATTTTCAGCTATACAAATAATGTACAGCGTCCCGTGCTCCGATAGTATTCTATCAGACGTTCTATATCGGCACGGGTGCATCCAAGTTTGACTGCCAGGCAGTCTATGCAGAAAAACTCATCGGCACCTCGGTTTATCAGTTTTCGGTGGATCGCGATATCATCAGCATAGAGCGTTTTGCCGCATTCCTTGCAGGTCTTGAAGTTTGCCATCAGAGTTTTACTACTTTCGCTATGAACATGGCACAATCGTGTGAATCGAGCTGTGTTACATAGCGCTCGGTATATGTTCCTACTGATGAATGTGAATAGCAGTCATACATATCCAGACCTCTGCCCGAGAATACCGGCAGACCGATATCGTAAAACTGCAGCGACATTTCAGCTCGCTTATCGCTCAGGTTGAAAAGACCTATAGCATAATCACCAGTAGAAAGTGGCTTTACCAGAGCAAAGACATTCTCAGGGTTGTTCCACTGTCTTATGATGTAAGGACCTCTGCACTCAATGTCCTGATTTATTGAGATGATGTCCTTGTTGGTAAGTATCTCTTTAGCGGCAGCATCCATTTTTCTGATATCACAGCCTATCATAAGCGGAGAATTCATAATTGCCCACAGTGCAAAGTGAGTCTTGTACTCAATGTCTGTGCAGCCGCCAACAACACTTCCAAGCACCTCCGCATTGTCACCCTTGCCGTGCATACCAACTACAAGCATATCCATATCGTTGTGACAGTATGATCCGCTGTATGGCTGATGTGAGACCTGTGAGTCAAATATACTCTTTATACTGAACCAGTTGTCTTGTATATCTCCTGTAGAACGGAACATATGCGCACCCGAGGAGCGGATCCAGTCGAGAACATTATCGTTTCCCCAGTTGCAGG
Encoded proteins:
- a CDS encoding DUF6985 domain-containing protein, with protein sequence MFFRKPKKEKKENEKITNSVFGDLEFIDCAWEGDSVSSLFGEEKTIDLYVYADEDEKIIEENQEKVYQNYIRNRTEIEEAVRKVIFKEFKLPEDFDLSSRFRESSIIVTCDGNCGIAIVDNTYEMGHNRFKFVVETEPDYEFTDSEEYYLETK
- a CDS encoding helix-turn-helix domain-containing protein, encoding MAIIIRLDRIMADRKMSLNELAEKVGMSNVNLSNLKTSKMKGIRFETMNAICDALDCQPGDLFEFVKE
- a CDS encoding DUF2975 domain-containing protein → MNPKISEKLKKRSIINSVVIGLLCFTSLVVAICEFISYINNPQMIELLINGIYTLAIFSELGLLAMILLEIRKTGKPFSKKIITKLRIMGFILFVTGALVPPYTTTPISEHEYCRVLNYNTMNILVIGISIIIGLISEVFVYGLKLQQENDLIA
- a CDS encoding DUF3737 family protein produces the protein MNSIENKTFDKERALYNVRDTIVKGCTFAGAADGESVLKETRNIIIDSCTFSLRYPIWHAKKYELRNSKLDEKTRASLWYSDEGIIENTDITGVKALRECKDTVIKNCRIESPEFGWKTLGTKISESRIVSEYIFLDAMDIEIDRLDFKGKYSFQYVRDMRITNSVLDTKDAFWHAKNVTVVDSVIKGEYLAWFSEGLTLIRCKVIGTQPLCYCKDLKLIDCEMTDCDLSFEYSDVEADIKGHIDSVKNPRSCRIIADSIGEIIKEESIIESNAEIIINKTST
- a CDS encoding DUF134 domain-containing protein, with product MPRPQKARRICCYPDYWSFAPDQDMANDTVTISLDEFETIRLIDYNGKTQEECAADMNVARTTVTAIYESARKKLAQALVEGRRIMISGGNYTLYNTISEMINQKGSTIMRIAVTYENGLIFQHFGRTEQFKLYDVADGKILSEQVVGTNGTGHGALAGFLKNADVDVLICGGIGGGAQMAMQEAGITLYGGNMGSADEAVKAFLANTLLQNSAPTCDHHGHEHGEGHSCGNHRCGDH
- a CDS encoding glycoside hydrolase family 27 protein, with product MKTPLAAVPPMGWNSWNTFGWNINDELIRTTADFFVESGLKDAGYEYIVIDDSWSERQRDSSGRLVPDKNKFPNGMKALADYIHSKGLKFGMYSCAGTHTCGGFPGSFEHEFVDAETFAKWEVDYLKYDYCYKPLSADGATLYRRMSMALRSCGRDILFSACNWGNDNVLDWIRSSGAHMFRSTGDIQDNWFSIKSIFDSQVSHQPYSGSYCHNDMDMLVVGMHGKGDNAEVLGSVVGGCTDIEYKTHFALWAIMNSPLMIGCDIRKMDAAAKEILTNKDIISINQDIECRGPYIIRQWNNPENVFALVKPLSTGDYAIGLFNLSDKRAEMSLQFYDIGLPVFSGRGLDMYDCYSHSSVGTYTERYVTQLDSHDCAMFIAKVVKL